The Centroberyx gerrardi isolate f3 chromosome 19, fCenGer3.hap1.cur.20231027, whole genome shotgun sequence genome has a segment encoding these proteins:
- the tshz1 gene encoding teashirt homolog 1: protein MENKLSVSCIFFPLCSLFSAYGPEDDSKVDKIDEEEHLQDDGLSLDGQDAEYLFNDDEDARDRYSCENSPLSNGTNPDAGYASPLSTTSDHLVDLKTSSSFKDVQDKVEERLVGGSTESANGLSLQDSLAQMKAVYANLISDASWSSLALDMLKSKQGNNFRPSNSNGSNHKGSNGFLNSHSQGNSHVKNSCSSSSASATTNTTTSSTTTSTASSNTNSGNSVSCGSTGGVAYDWHQAALAKTLQHTPYHLLPEPSLFSTVQLYRQNNKLYGPVFTGASKFRCKDCSAAYDTLVGLTVHMNETGHYRDDNKDTEDDRGKRWSKPRKRSLMEMEGKEDAQKVLKCMYCGHSFESLQDLSVHMIKTKHYQKVPLKEPMPALTSKLVPPTKKRAFQDLMSPSSPESVTSGIPLGESPKDQKVANPYVTANNRYGYQNGASYTWQFEARKAQILKCMECGSSHDTLQQLTAHMMVTGHFLKVTNSASKKGKQLVFDPVIEEKIQSIPLPPTTTRLPAPNGKSQPDSPLQPCSPEEKKEEKKDEEVDEEEIEARGPEKKIKEEKEEPSEKSEKPGKARPYQYLREEDLEETPKGGLDILKSLENTVSSAISKAQTGTPTWGGYPSIHAAYQLHGSLKSTLSSCAQVQPLFSTNSLKVLSSDLGTLIHSPNSPSPPPNHKSNVLAMEELVEKVTGKSSVKKEKEEKPLENKCRSMSAKSPSPNPKDKQASPKPENLSKPVKTTVIEDQTESRGKEEESTDSKTDAQIKSEANAPKMPVSNGCSNLSIITDHSPEQPLVNPLSALQSIMNNHLGKAAKVATPFIDPFAMLYKVDGNSAQVKQVEPLSQYHDDDDQPMDLTKSKHTNGSPAKGTSITLNNSNANNNNKPAVKGFSQSISPPLRENALMDISDMVKNLTGRLTPKSTTPSSISEKSDMDGCTFEDGLEELSPIQRRKGRQSNWNPQHLLILQAQFASSLRETPDGKFVITDLGPQERVHICKFTGLSMTTISHWLANVKYQLKRTGGTKFLKNIDSGQPLFLCSDCASQYRTPSSYINHLESHLGFTLKDLSKLSIDFIEQQAVSRIADKTFSSPGLAEEDTGSIFQCKLCNRTFVSKHAIKLHLCKTHGKSPEDHLIFVKELDKFDKP, encoded by the exons ATGG AAAATAAATTATCAGTTAGTTgcatcttttttcccctttgttcCCTATTCTCAG CTTATGGGCCTGAAGATGACTCTAAGGTTGACAAGATCGATGAGGAGGAGCACCTACAGGATGACGGCCTTTCCCTAGATGGCCAAGATGCAGAGTATCTGTTCAATGACGACGAGGACGCAAGAGATCGCTATAGCTGCGAAAACTCTCCACTCAGCAATGGCACTAACCCAGACGCTGGTTACGCCTCTCCACTCAGCACCACCAGTGATCACCTGGTGGACCTTAAGACCAGTTCCTCCTTCAAAGATGTTCAGGACAAGGTAGAAGAAAGGCTGGTTGGGGGGAGCACGGAGTCCGCCAATGGCCTCTCGCTGCAGGACAGCCTGGCACAAATGAAAGCCGTCTATGCAAACCTGATCTCAGATGCCTCCTGGTCCAGCCTTGCCCTGGACATGCTTAAAAGTAAACAAGGGAACAATTTCAGACCTAGCAACAGCAATGGGAGCAATCACAAAGGGAGCAATGGCTTCCTTAACAGTCACAGCCAGGGGAACAGCCATGTGAAGAACagttgtagcagcagcagtgcctCAGCTACCACTAATACTACCACCAGCAGTACCACCACAAGTACCGCATCAAGCAACACCAACAGTGGCAACAGTGTAAGCTGTGGCAGTACAGGAGGTGTAGCCTATGACTGGCACCAGGCAGCACTGGCCAAGACCCTACAGCACACCCCATACCATCTCCTTCCTGAACCTAGCCTTTTCAGCACCGTGCAGCTCTACAGGCAGAACAATAAGCTCTATGGCCCTGTGTTTACGGGTGCTAGCAAGTTCAGGTGCAAGGACTGTAGTGCAGCCTACGACACTTTGGTTGGCCTGACAGTGCATATGAACGAGACGGGCCACTACCGTGATGACAATAAGGATACAGAGGATGATCGAGGCAAGAGGTGGTCCAAGCCCCGCAAGCGTTCTCTGATGGAaatggaagggaaggaggatgCCCAGAAAGTTCTTAAATGCATGTACTGTGGCCACTCTTTTGAATCCTTGCAAGACCTGAGTGTCCACatgatcaaaacaaaacactatcAGAAAGTGCCTCTAAAAGAACCAATGCCAGCCCTCACCTCAAAGCTGGTACCCCCAACCAAAAAAAGAGCATTTCAAGACTTGATGTCCCCAAGCTCACCAGAGTCTGTCACATCTGGCATACCCCTGGGAGAGAGCCCTAAAGACCAAAAAGTGGCCAATCCCTATGTCACAGCTAATAATCGATATGGTTACCAAAACGGTGCCAGTTATACTTGGCAGTTTGAGGCACGCAAGGCACAAATTCTCAAATGCATGGAATGTGGCAGTTCACATGACACCTTGCAACAACTGACAGCCCACATGATGGTCACAGGACACTTTCTCAAAGTCACAAACTCAGCCTCTAAAAAGGGTAAGCAATTAGTTTTTGATCCGGTCATTGAGGAGAAAATTCAATCAATTCCTTTGCCACCAACGACTACACGACTCCCAGCTCCCAATGGGAAGTCGCAGCCTGACTCTCCCTTGCAGCCCTGTAGCcctgaggagaaaaaagaagaaaaaaaagatgaagaggTGGATGAAGAAGAAATAGAGGCAAGGGGgccagagaaaaaaataaaagaggaaaaagaagagccctctgaaaaaagtgaaaaacctGGAAAGGCCAGACCTTACCAATATCTCAGAGAAGAAGATTTAGAAGAGACACCTAAAGGTGGCCTGGACATCCTAAAGTCATTAGAGAATACAGTTTCAAGTGCAATCAGCAAGGCCCAGACAGGCACACCAACCTGGGGTGGATACCCCAGCATCCATGCTGCCTATCAACTCCATGGGTCTCTGAAGTCTACCTTGTCTTCATGTGCACAGGTTCAGCCTTTATTCAGCACCAACAGCTTGAAGGTACTGTCCTCTGATTTAGGCACTCTGATCCACTCACCAAATagcccctctccacctcccaaTCACAAGAGCAATGTGCTGGCCATGGAGGAGCTGGTGGAAAAAGTGACTGGGAAAAGCTCAGtgaagaaggaaaaagaggaaaaacccTTAGAGAATAAGTGTAGATCCATGTCAGCCAAGTCACCTTCGCCAAATCCTAAGGACAAACAGGCTTCCCCCAAGCCAGAAAACCTCTCTAAGCCAGTGAAAACCACTGTGATAGAGGACCAGACTGAGTCTAGAGGCAAAGAAGAAGAGTCAACAGACAGTAAAACAGATGCACAGATAAAGAGTGAAGCTAATGCACCAAAAATGCCTGTCAGCAATGGCTGCAGTAACTTGAGCATCATCACTGATCACTCGCCTGAACAACCTCTTGTCAACCCTCTGAGTGCATTGCAGTCCATCATGAATAACCACTTGGGAAAAGCTGCAAAGGTGGCCACCCCCTTCATAGACCCCTTTGCAATGCTTTATAAGGTCGACGGCAACTCGGCTCAGGTCAAGCAAGTGGAGCCCCTGAGTCAAtaccatgatgatgatgatcagcCCATGGACTTGACAAAATCCAAACACACTAATGGAAGTCCAGCTAAGGGTACTTCTATTACACTGAACAACAGCaatgcaaacaacaacaacaaacctgCTGTCAAAGGTTTCTCACAGTCTATATCTCCACCCTTACGGGAGAATGCATTGATGGATATTTCGGACATGGTAAAAAATCTGACCGGCCGCTTGACACCAAAGTCCACAACCCCATCTTCCATCTCTGAGAAATCAGATATGGATGGCTGTACTTTTGAGGATGGCTTGGAGGAGCTGTCTCCCATTCAAAGACGGAAAGGCCGACAGTCAAACTGGAATCCCCAGCACCTCCTGATTCTTCAGGCCCAGTTTGCCTCTAGTCTTCGGGAGACTCCTGATGGAAAGTTTGTCATTACTGACCTGGGACCCCAGGAACGTGTCCACATCTGTAAATTCACTGGTCTCTCCATGACTACTATCTCACATTGGCTGGCCAATGTAAAATACCAGTTAAAGCGGACAGGGGGCACAAAATTCCTAAAAAATATTGACTCTGGCCAACCCCTGTTTTTGTGCAGTGACTGTGCATCCCAGTACAGGACTCCCTCCTCATACATTAATCATTTGGAGTCCCACCTTGGGTTTACCCTAAAGGACCTCTCAAAGCTTTCCATAGATTTCATAGAGCAGCAAGCAGTCAGCAGAATAGCAGACAAAACTTTCAGTTCCCCTGGACTTGCAGAAGAAGACACTGGCTCGATATTTCAGTGCAAGCTGTGCAATCGGACCTTTGTGAGCAAGCATGCAATTAAGCTGCACCTTTGCAAAACACATGGAAAGTCACCAGAAGACCATCTCATCTTTGTGAAAGAGTTGGACAAGTTTGATAAACCATGA